In Helianthus annuus cultivar XRQ/B chromosome 8, HanXRQr2.0-SUNRISE, whole genome shotgun sequence, a single genomic region encodes these proteins:
- the LOC110869593 gene encoding uncharacterized protein LOC110869593: MAEEHVEDNPGEEGPVPVLRWDLCLFEQIVRSFRFPPEWEQIAHLYQAAFSTFGGSMGVRPLQDGEEYWHEQIRGNFMYPAVDAFAELPTATEGVLRNLGIDPEDKKKKPVKKKKVITLDPEVTSKGAGGSRATSTAADKDTLRRRQSNLEDYVIISDSFEGLSRISEKKTGAGGSKSSGSAGSRNPDAGTTPPSVAQEEDDEEEAQEEPAVKLIRKRSREAALGAAVLPKPGDAPLIGKKKAEKKKPEKGITITEPLEPAQKRPRATKVTIKPFPASKSADKEKQKGPEKPVREKEVEQKKTSDKPLTGPKEPKITAPVTTDTAQGSGPIPVTGPEQPIAEKGKNLGVENLIEPSPTTAPVQTGPVTTEQATAAAGGSAGFAAGQAGAGSWGGARHSPIGPMDTLGDVYYKSYTEESRGEVLHQPPWSLKQKDTFLEFAPCRDWLLNSIPPGEVNRQRERTHSALYHAYVVGEANTRAANHQIVREWRTMVREREEWEKYRERLLKQVKAFERSKAAFDEERAKLETDKKAEEWGREGLKNKLRAAEELLSKERAEWKAICVKDNERMYAARSKITELEGQVADLKKKAEDAQAEFKAQISSKDRDLSAKDVEITELKRRLREHIERSESLEIDLEAEKSKAATAEEAKQKAEEARAISTTALNVVQNNYSEAQSIVDTLVAEAEWLRSRGIALMANSVLNAGELDTAVAALIDASRAVGHRGGYLECAQHVSEMFGQEFDTSHCSVTDQAEAKLARAENGYDNLSLPVMDLVTEALKHDDWCHRLKTILDPPQMVELSDEEGLAVNDEGDDDGGDGDQPE; encoded by the exons AtggctgaagaacacgttgaagACAATCCCGGAGAGGAAGGGCCTGTCCCGGTTCTCCGGTGGGATTTATGTTTATTCGAGCAAATCGTACGGAGCTTCCGGTTTCCACCGGAATGGGAGCAAATT GCGCACTTGTATCAAGCCGCTTTCTCTACCTTTGGTGGGTCTATGGGCGTGCGCCCACTCCAAGATGGGGAGGAGTACTGGCATGAGCAAATAAGGGGTAATTTCATGTACCCAGCTGTTGATGCCTTTGCCGAGCTGCCTACTGCAACTGAAG GTGTGTTGCGCAATTTGGGGATAGACCCTGAAGACAAGAAGAAGAagcctgtgaagaagaagaaggttatCACCTTGGATCCTGAGGTGACCAGCAAGGGAGCTGGTGGTAGTCGCGCAACCTCTACTGCTGCCGACAAAGATACTCTCCGCCGTCGTCAAAGTAACCTGGAAGATTACGTTATTATCAGTGATTCATTTGAAGGTTTGTCGCGTATAAGCGAGAAGAAAACTGGAGCGGGAGGCTCCAAGAGCTcagggagcgcgggttctcgtaacccgGATGCTGGGACCACCCCGCCCTCTGTTGCGCAagaggaggatgatgaagaggaagcGCAGGAAGAACCTGCAGTGAAGCTGATAAGAAAAAGGAGCCGAGAGGCTGCGCTCGGGGCCGCTGTGTTGCCGAAACCCGGCGATGCCCCTTTGATTGGGAAGAAGA AGGCTGAAAAGAAGAAACCCGAGAAGGGCATCACGATCACAGAGCCCTTGGAGCCGGCGCAGAAAAGGCCCAGGGCTACTAAGGTCACTATCAAACCGTTCCCTGCTTCAAAATCTGCTGATAAGGAGAAACAAAAAGGTCCTGAGAAACCTGTTCGGGAAAAAGAGGTTGAGCAAAAGAAAACCTCTGATAAGCCTCTTACTGGACCGAAGGAGCCTAAGATTACCGCCCCCGTTACTACTGATACGGCGCAGGGTTCGGGGCCAATTCCTGTCACTGGGCCTGAGCAGCCCATTGCGGAGAAGGGGAAAAACTTGGGGGTGGAGAACCTTATTGAGCCTTCGCCGACTACCGCTCCTGTTCAAACCGGTCCGGTGACTACGGAACAAgctactgctgctgctggtggtagCGCTGGCTTTGCTGCTGGCCAAGCTGGCGCTGGAAGCTGGGGTGGGGCGCGTCACTCTCCTATAGGTCCAATGGACACTTTGGGAGATGTTTACTATAAGTCTTATACTGAAGAAAGCCGAGGTGAAGTGCTTCATCAACCTCCATGGAGCCTAAAACAGAAGGACACTTTCCTGGAATTCGCTCCTTGCCGCGATTGGCTTCTTAACTCCATCCCTCCTGGTGAGGTGAATCGTCAAAGGGAGCGAACCCACAGCGCGCTTTATCATGCGTATGTTGTTGGTGAAGCCAACACTCGCGCTGCTAATCATCAGATTGTTCGCGAATGGCGAACTATGGTTAGGGAGAGGGAAGAGTGGGAGAAGTATCGTGAGCGGTTGCTGAAACAGGTGAAAGCTTTTGAGAGATCGAAGGCTGCCTTTGATGAGGAGAGGGCGAAGCTTGAAACAGATAAAAAGGCTGAGGAGTGGGGCCGTGAAGGCCTTAAAAACAAACTCCGTGCCGCTGAGGAACTCCTCTCCAAGGAACGTGCTGAATGGAAGGCTATCTGTGTCAAGGACAATGAGCGTATGTATGCGGCTCGCTCTAAGATCACCGAACTTGAAGGTCAAGTTGCGGATTTGAAGAAGAAGGCAGAGGATGCGCAA GCTGAGTTTAAGGCGCAAATTTCAAGCAAGGATAGAGACTTATCTGCTAAGGACGTTGAAATCACTGAGTTGAAGCGTCGCCTGCGCGAGCACATTGAAAGGAGCGAGTCCTTAGAGATTGATCTCGAAGCTGAAAAGTCAAAAGCTGCCACTGCTGAGGAAGCGAAGCAGAAAGCTGAGGAGGCGCGAGCCATTAGTACCACTGCTCTCAATGTGGTACAGAATAATTATTCTGAGGCCCAAAGTATCGTGGACACTTTGGTTGCTGAAGCTGAGTGGCTGCGCAGCCGAGGGATCGCTCTG ATGGCCAACTCTGTCTTGAATGCTGGGGAGCTGGATACAGCCGTTGCTGCTTTAATAGATGCTTCGCGTGCTGTTGGACACCGAGGTGGTTACTTGGAATGTGCACAACATGTCTCAGAGATGTTTGGCCAGGAATTTGACACTAGTCACTGCTCGGTGACTGATCAAGCTGAGGCCAAGCTGGCTCGCGCTGAAAATGGTTACGATAACTTGTCTCTGCCAGTGATGGACTTGGTTACTGAAGCACTGAAGCATGATGACTGGTGCCATCGATTGAAGACCATCCTTGATCCACCACAAATGGTTGAATTATCTGATGAGGAGGGGTTGGCAGTCAACGATGAAGGCGATGATGATGGCGGAGATGGTGATCAACCTGAATAG
- the LOC110869594 gene encoding protein NYNRIN-like, translated as MDIFAWTPADMTGVPRDITKHCLNTYPSVEPKVQRRRSLGADKTKAMNEQVCELLKAGILQEVRYQSWVANPVMVEKASGGWRMCIDYTDLNKACPKDCYSLPEIDKKIDSLAPYRWKCFLDCYKGYHQVQMKLEDEDKTAFRTDLGIFCYTKMPFGLKNAGATYQRLMDKTFAGDIGKHIEVYVDDLVVKSPKEDQMLKDIEKTFNSLRSVNMKLNLAKCSFGMEEGKFLGFIVTNGGFKVNPEKVQAIERMPSPKKIKEMQRLAGRLAVLNHFLSNHAAKSYPFITTLRNCVKKQEFRWTPEAESAFQQMKECLIELPTLTAPFEKEPLILYLSSSDKAVGSVLLVERNGVQTPIYYVSRMLTDPETRYSTMEKLVLALLHASRRLRRYFTGHVITVLTNFHIGTILQKPETSGRLAKWAIELEGHNILYRPRPTIKGQVLADFITEVPTKKVKDCEIVEAPIKDASDGLWFIYTDGASNEDGSGAGLRLVSPEKHEFTYAIRLDFKNTNNEAEYEAFLAGLHLAIKMGAKDLQAHVDLLLIASQVNGFYDAKGDVMALYLGQEKELLQKFKTYRVVHINRSENKQADALSKLASTSFQHLAKEVRIEVLKNPSVLLRQVNVIEMGQPSWMTPIIRYLQEGILPENKAEARKIQHKSLHYEMIDSILYRRSFLGPLLRCVDPQDANYLIREIHEGICGIHAGPRMVVAKIMSAGYNWPVMHVDALKELRKCDCCQRHSPKTLRSKNDLIPVSTAWPFQQWGIDMVGPFPDAPGAVKFIIVAVDYFTKWVEAKALASTTAMMMRKFIWEHIICRFSLPLKIVTDNGTNFASEDLRKWMKEMKIEHTFSSVAHPQGNGQVESVNKSIVEGIKARLVIPAEVGLPSSRLTAVNTVDNEAERRLDLDLLEERREIARIKEAKYKIQLERYYNARVRICTFTPGEYVFHDNEASNAERPGKLAPK; from the exons ATGGATATATTCGCCTGgaccccggcagacatgaccggggtcccgcGCGACATTACCAAGCATTGCTTAAACACCTACCCCTCTGTTGAACCGAAAGTCCAAAGACGACGCAGTTTAGGGGCAGACAAAACAAAAGCAATGAACGAACAAGTATGTGAACTACTCAAAGCTGGAATCTTGCAAGAAGTACGTTATCAAAGTTGGGTCGCGAACCCAGTAATGGTGGAAAAGGCGAGCGGAGGATggcgaatgtgcattgattatactgatctcaacaaggcatgccctAAAGATTGTTACTCTTTGCCTGAGATCGACAAAAAAATAGACTCCCTCGCGCCATACAGATGGAAGTGCTTCTTAGATTGTTACAAGGGGTACCATCAGGTTCAAATGAAGCTCGAAGACGAAgacaagacagctttcagaaccgATCTCGGGATCTTCTGTTATACAAAGATGCCATTCGGTCTAAAAAATGCTGGCGCCACATACCAGCGCCtgatggacaagaccttcgcTGGGGATATTGGGAAGCACATTGAAGTTTACGTCGATGACCTGGTAGTAAAAAGTCCCAaagaggaccaaatgttgaaggACATCGAGAAAACCTTTAACTCACTGAGAAGCGTGAACATGAAATTGAATCTAGCCAAGTGTTCGTTTGGTATGGAGGAAGGGAAATTCTTGGGCTTCATAGTCACCAATGGCGGATTTAAGGTGAATCCAGAAAAAGTCCAAGCAATAGAGCGCATGCCATCCCccaaaaaaatcaaagaaatgcaaaGGCTAGCTGGCCGCCTGGCCGTGCTTAACCACTTCCTGTCAAACCACGCCGCAAAGTCGTACCCTTTCATAACTACTTTGCGCAACTGTGTAAAGAAGCAGGAATTCAGGTGGACGCCTGAAGCAGAAAGCGCTTTTCagcaaatgaaggagtgtttgatcgAACTCCCAACGTTAACCGCGCCGTTCGAAAAAGAGCCGCTCATCTTGTACTTGTCATCGTCAGACAAGGCAGTGGGTTCGGTGTTGCTCGTAGAAAGAAATGGGGTCCAGACTCCAATCTACTATGTCAGTAGAATGCTCACAGATCCAGAAACAAGATACTCCACGATGGAGAAACTAGTACTAGCGCTATTACATGCCTCCAGGAGgctgcgccgatacttcacaggccaCGTTATCACCGTACTGACCAACTTTCACATTGGGACGATATTGCAAAAACCGGAGACATCCGGGCGATTAGCGAAGTGGGCAATCGAGCTGGAGGGCCACAACATTTTGTATAGGCCGCGCCCAACCATCAAAGGTCAGGTCCTTGCAGACTTTATAACAGAAGTCCCAACGAAAAAGGTCAAAGATTGTGAAATTGTTGAAGCTCCCATAAAAGACGCCTCAGATGGGCTATGGTTCATATACACAGATGGTGCCTCAAACGAGGACGGCTCAGGAGCCGGGCTGCGCCTAGTGAGCCCTGAAAAGCATGAGTTTACATACGCCATCAGGTTGGATTTTAAAAATACCAACAATGAGGCGGAATACGAGGCATTCCTGGCAGGCTTGCACCTCGCCATTAAAATGGGAGCAAAAGACCTACAAGCACACGTTGATTTACTCTTGATTGCCAGTCAAGTGAACGGATTCTACGATGCAAAGGGCGACGTTATGGCCCTGTATCTGGGTCAAGAGAAAGAGCTGCTTCAGAAATTCAAGACATACAGGGTGGTACACATAAATCGCTCTGAAAACAAACAAGCAGACGCTTTAAGCAAGCTCGCGTCAACCTCCTTTCAGCATCTTGCAAAGGAGGTCAGAATTGAGGTGCTCAAAAATCCATCAGTCCTGCTGCGACAAGTGAACGTGATCGAAATGGGGCAACCATCCTGGATGACCCCTATAATCCGCTATCTGCAGGAAGGGATACTCCCAGAGAACAAAGCAGAGGCAAGGAAAATCCAGCACAAATCCCTACACTATGAAATGATTGATAGTATTCTGTATCGGAGATCTTTCTTAGGTCCCTTGTTGCGCTGCGTAGATCCCCAAGACGCAAATTACCTAATTCGAGAAATCCATGAAGGGATCTGTGGTATCCATGCGGGACCGCGCATGGTTGTtgcgaagatcatgagcgccgggTATAATTGGCCAGTGATGCATGTCGACGCCCTGAAGGAGCTGCGCAAATGCGACTGCTGTCAGCGGCACTCTCCAAAGACCCTGCGCTCTAAAAATGATCTTATCCCAGTATCCACTGCTTGGCCTTTCCAACAATGGGGGATTGatatggtgggacccttcccagATGCCCCCGGAGCTGTAAAGTTTATAATCGTGGCTGTCGactatttcaccaagtgggtggaagcCAAAGCCCTCGCATCAACCACTGCCATGATGATGCGCAAGTTTATctgggagcacatcatctgcAGATTTAGTCTTCCACTCAAGATCGTCACAGATAACGGCACCAATTTTGCCTCAGAGGATCTTAGAAAAtggatgaaggaaatgaagatagAACATACCTTCTCATCCGTTGCGCACCCTCAGGGCAACGGTCAAGTGGAAAGCGTAAACAAAAGCATCGTGGAGGGGATAAAAGCCCGACTGG TTATCCCGGCAGAAGTTGGTCTCCCCTCGTCGCGCTTGACAGCAGTCAACACGGTCGATAATGAAGCAGAGCGTCGCCTCGATCtagacctcttggaagaaagacGCGAGATTGCACGTATTAAGGAAGCGAAATACAAGATAcaactggaaaggtactacaatgcgagagtccgcatttgtaccttcactccAGGAGAATACGTTTTCCATGATAATGAAGCTTCAAACGCCGAACGCCCTGGAAAGCTAGCACCCAAATGA